The window tcaagattctcgctctgaaaatcctggttcagtttggccatccACAAATGCCTttagttcctcagacagttttttttttcttctacttgatttgttataacttctgGCAGTCCAAATGTTTTTATCGAACAGTCTGCTGGATTAGTACAActcaaaacataacaataattgtCTATTTTCAGTAGCaatatgcgagttttgttcggttgagtggcattgtttacgtttatTGCCGCCAATGGGGTcgattgatgacgcgtcgtgaaaaTACTATTTGTACAAAGGAACAACCCCGCCAAAAAACTTAACAGGAAACAGTACAACATCATACGAGTGAGGTCGTACGAATTCGTAAAAATCAGCCACttcataaaatatacaaattggCCGTCACATAGCATTGCAACACATGATAGCCTACGCAAAAATACGTTCTTTTGGAGCCTATTGAAAAAGAAAGTGATACACGGATGCAAACTTTCACATTACTGTGCACACACTCAAATTAACTCTTTCCGAAAAAGACTACTTATTCACATGACGTTGGAAAACAGGCAACGCAGAAGAGAGACTACCCACAAAAGCAGTCAGAGTGGAAGCAAATGCACTGTGAAATAACTATGGGAAACACACTCTTTCTCATTGTTCATCATTAGTTGGTAGGGACAGGGAGCTTCAGTTAAAATGCACTGTTATTACTGCAAAACAGGTTTGACCTACAAAACAGGCAGACGAGAACGGTGgtacttttattttgtagtttttagGAGGTGTGTAATCATAACACAAGGATCAAATAACAAGAGTGCAAAAATGTTTTGTGAACAGGAACATTACAGGTTTTCTCATTTAATACAAACATGGAGGTAGATGTattataaaatgcaaaaattaaaaaaaaattgctaaaaatctactcaccctcaggttATTTCTTCATTtgtacagatttggagaaatttaacttttcatcacttgttcaccaatggattctctcTAGTGAATCGATCAGAATGAAAATCCAAACATGATAAATCAATTCAAAAATAATAAGACAACTGTAGTCCATCAATCAATGTCTTTTGAAGTGAAAAACTATGTTTATAAAAAACAAATTATCATTTGCagtgttttaaattatttaattaattgcttctggccaaaatacaaaTACATAATAAGGTCCATCTCCAGTGATTCTCTCACATCACTATCCATTGCTCATATTTGTTTAGAATGGTTTTGGACTGTTTAAtctatgcatatttctctcctggtTCAGTCAGCTTTCAAAAGCAACATTATGGATAAAGGACTCTCATTTTAGCCACAAGAAATGGCTTAAGGTTGAAAATATTTTGATGAATTTATTACATAGAGTCGTGTTttacttgtgatgttttatcagctgtttggactctttattctggtggcacccattcactgcagagtatcCTTTGGCGAGCAAGTGACAATGTTAAATTACCCCACATCTATTCTGATGAACAAACGCATACATCTTGGATGGTTAAGggagtaaattttcatttttgcatgaaccATTCCTTTAAAAGTAGTTCCAAAGTCTCTCAAAACAAAAGAAGTCATACCATTAAACCAGTTTTTTTGGCATGTAGTGGAAAACAGCTCACTATAGCATACCACAAATATGAAAGCATACTGCATGCCAACAGCCCCAAGAAAACACTTTAGTAAAGGTTCTTTATCCATAAATGTCAGACATCCGTGTTGGATATTTAAGACACATGCAAGCAGATTAAAAGCAGGCATATAAACCTTTATTGAactaaaaaataagaaatatttacacaGACATTTACATAAACAGACAATTCCAATATTCatgtaaacaagagttaaaaggaAAAACTACTACGATAAATGACAGCATTGCCCACCAAAAGAAACTATGAACATGAACAGAACACAATTTTGGATCTTACTGAATGACAAGATCAGCAGAAGAAAAGCCAGTGCATTAATGAACAGCACTGCGGTGACACCTAGTTCAAACGAGCAGTTAAAGCGCCCTATATAGTAACCCTTAAAAACACACTCATTTCATTTGTACATACTTTCATTGGTTCACTACAGTCATGCACAAAGCTTCCTGCCAAActtcaatacatttaaaaaaaaaaaaaaaaatcctccactGTCAGGCTATCAACACTTCTGCTAACACTGTACAGGTGGAAGACACTAAAGCACAATTCAGCGAGATGTGGGGAGCTATTGTTGCTCATCCTCAGGACAGGAATGCCAAGTTAGTCTTTCCTCATAAAAGGCGATGACTATCTGTGGGCAACGGGTGTTTGCCTCTTTTGCAGGTACCAGGTCTGCCTCATCAGAGTCTTTCCTGTGAACACAAAACATATCTCTGGTTAAAATGCTACAAGATAAGAAAACAGACTATGTAACATGACAATTAGATTAGGAAGTGGAGTGTTGCACTTCACAAGCCTTTATCTTGTGTCTCTGAATCAGGAAGGCTTTGCATGTGGGTATGCTGCCCCCTACAGGCCTTTTAGAAGCATCTTAAAGACACAGTTTACTCAAACAAATTCActcattacttactcaccctcttgttgttctaaacctgtatgactgactCTACTGAACACAAATGATATTTTGAAGACAGCtctggttcccattgacttccattgtatatTTGGTCAATACAACAGAAGGTCAAAGGAAAATGAAACTTTATTTTCCAACATTCTTCaaacattttattcaaaatactttcacagaaaaaaaagtcatacaggtttggaatgacaagggtgagtaaatgacaatgCCATCCCTTTTAAGGGATAATTTCTTTATGTTTCAAACCTTCATGGCTTTCTATTGtggaacacaaagatattttgaaaaacatgttttatttttcatccatacaattaaaataattgaGATTGAGTTTTGGACCCCATTAACTTTCATTATCTGGACAAAAACAACTGAAACATACTACAAAGTATCTTTTGTGTTCATCAAAAGCAACACAGGTTTGGAGCAACCTGAGGGTTGCTATGAATGTATACTGCTAAGGTTATGTTCTTATTTCCAATCAAATATATCAGAAAACTACATGGTTTTCTTACCACTTCATGAGGAACATAAGCTCTCCACTGCTATCAGTCGCCCCAATGATCCTCTCTGGCTCAAGGTTTCTTGCAAACCCTCTTGGCTTGTCAGACTGGAGCAAAAACAGTTTTACGTAAGTCAGTTTTATCAATAGCCAATGCTAAAATCAAATCACTAAAACTGATGACACAACTTTACCATTTCCTTCTTTCTCTTGGCCTTGCTCTCCTCCGATTCTGGTTCATCAGTGGAGGATTTTCTTTTTACAGCTTCTGGCTTTTCCACCACTCCTTTCTGAGACTCCAGGAATGCAGAAATTAGTTCAGGGCAGTCCAAATTCTCTTCAGGCTCCCAAGTGTTGTCAGCCCTGAAGAAAATTGTTACAAGAAGATATCTTGTTAATTTCATTGCACACATTAAAATGAAGACCCAAACCAACTGTCCATTATACCTGCatgagaaaacaacaacaacaacaacaacaaagtacTCACTCTGTGAATCCTTTCCACTTTAGGAAAAACTCAACTTTCCCATTGACCACTCGCTGGTCGATAACCTTCTCCACTACAAACTCCTCAACCTCCTGAACTTCCTTCTTGGATTTTCCTCCCTGTTTCTTACCCATGTCGATCTGAAATGCACAAAAGAATAATGATAAACCAGAAAACAGATGACTTCGGTCAATTCAAACTTAAATGAGTATGATTTACAGAAATGCTCCCTTTcgaaataaaatagtaaaaaaaaaaaaagaaaggttcCAAAGAAGTTGCGTATTTATGACTTGCAAATTAtgctaaaatgaaaaatgttagtACATTTACTGAGAGACGAGTATGAGACCGTTTATTAATGCTAATATAATTCGCTGAAGCACTTACGACTAAGTTATCTCAAAGTCGACTTAGCACGTTACTGTGCTAACATGTTAACGAGCTAACGTAACTACGCATGCATGAACAGGCCAAAGGCCTGAAAACAATTCAGACTGCATTTAGAAATGATTGCTTTTTGATATTTTCGGATAATCTTACTGTTTGGATTAGAGTCTGACTTTTCACAAAATCGTAGCTTGCGTAATATTCATTATAACGCGCGGGTTTAAATAGCAAGAGTTAGCTTACGTGCTAGTTAGAAAATGCAtacactaaaaactaaaatataacgTTGTTATACGTCATCGTGCAAGCATGCATTCTACATCTATGCAAATTTAAACAACTAAAAAACAGATTTAAGAAAAATACGTATTGCATAATTGAGGTTGCAGCATTCTAAAAGCAAACTACAATGGACGGCGAAGCAGCACATGCATGCGCGCGAAAACTCACCCTCACAAAGGAAGTGGGCTAAAATGTGAATTGCAGAGCTTCACACTTGCCGACCTGCAATCAACTGCGACGAAAATATATCACGCTTTATCAGAACACgaaattttaaaacttttactcTCTTGGCACACTATAAATCAATGAAACAGAAGTGGACTGAGGCTCGACGAAGGCCAGCCTGAATCTAACGCGAGGACGTAAAGCCACGCCTTGGCGCAGTTACGGAGTGTCCAATGAGGTTTTTCATAGGGCGGAGCATCCGTGTTTTTCAGAAGAAGAAAAAGAGTTTCACTCGCTGGTAATGCAAAATAACGCGATTCAGTacataatcagtgttggggagaAATATAATCAGatgacttttttcaagtaactaaagtaacgcattactttttaatttacaagaaaatatctgcgTTACTTATACAAATAAAGTCTCCTGACCCTATGTTAAGAGAAATTGAAAGGACAGGGGCATTGTGTGCGCTGTGCAAatatgttactttagttctagtcTAAATGTGAACATGGATTAATTAATCTCACTCAGAATTCATCAAAATGATTTAAAACAATGAAAtgctcagaatatgatgcaaaactgcattaattaaatatgttaaataacacaaatatcctttatgtacagttgcaatcaaaattattcaacccccttgacctgcaagacattttgctgcagagaacaaaattttgtgaaaacaattaaacaaaggcatcagtacactattagagaaagtttattcatacacatttgagtaattttgagaatgtaagttgatgactaatgaaagaaaattaaattggctctaaatgttcatgttcaaaattattcaacccccaaaagtaaaatctggtgcagaatcttttattctttaaaactagcaataaacactgcttggaaGTATTTAGAAGCTcttgtcacctctctactgcattcttggcccattcctcgcctgaaaaagcttttagaccactgataatatttagtttcacattgctactgctttcttcaaattcaactaaatattttcaatgagaattaaatctggagactgaacaggccactcaagaacattctgtgactgatccctgaaccaagcttaagtagatttggatgtttactttgggatgactgtcctgcaggaaagacAATTGATTAATAGCTTCagcctttgcaccaaaggcatcacaattcttgcaaaaatgtcctgatacttcaaagaatccaggatgtccttcatacagtcatgttttttacttcctgctaaagtaaaacaaccccataacaggactgatccacctcaatgtttcacgatggagatggtgttcttctgcttacaagttttgccttttttgcaccagacataccgctgatccatgggtccaaaaagttccagtttggacacatcactccaaaaaacattcttccagaactccacaggtctatccagatcaattttaggatgttcaagtcggtctttttgttcttcttggtcaagaatggtattcggcaagatgccacaacatgaaggccatacttgtctagtgttcatcttgtgctctgctttgaaatgtttttcctcctttcgttgggtcatcttgcaagtatttggctgtacattgcaggtttttctcagttgctctgatcaaacattttatgatattgtgtttttttgttcaacaccctcaaaggttttctggtacaacacactttaaactaaagaataatgctgccagctgtgtctctaggaacttttaaatgtcttgaaaatcttcatacagccttagactttataatataataaaactatttcttctctatagcttttgtgagagctctgttgactttaccatatttgctactcaacttcagcacatgcatgtactaactgtatgtatgtgtaacagctcaagctcattctgtttttaaatagtgtttctaaaggctttattgtgttttaagacaattttgttccccaccataaaattaactgactaaaaaacagcaatgttgaacaggggttgaataattttgaacatgaacatttagagccaatttaattttctttcattagtcatcaacttacattctcaaaattactcaaatgtgtatgaataaactttttctaatagtgtactgatgcctttgttgaattgttttcacaaaattttgttctctgcagcaaaatgtctttgCTGCTAACTTTTGATGATCCAGTTTAACTATACTAATAAGAAAAAATActttagataaactaacatttgtgcttcatttttttttattgcgtTCTACTGTagagatgtgaatttacttttccttcagcctgaggcttattcatttcactttttggtgtgaaggGCCTTTAAATTTGCtgaaaatagaactttttatgataaaaacatcaagaaagcccagatttaaaaagtaatgcataagtaacacaaaagtaacttaacgcattatttttttctattaatttGAAGGTCTACGAATTGAGCAAATTAAATAGGCAATATTCTAAATCTGTAGCCTCATCCAAAACATGTGCAATACTGACGTCAAAACTGATTGAATTATACATTTCTGTAAATGTTaacaattaaaatgtataatgtatttttgtaaCTGATGTAATCTTGAATCTTGAAACTATTATATTTTTTAGGACTTATTATTGaaaatagaaagtacagaaagtATTGAAAGTCTGCATAAGCTATCCCTTATTATACATTTTTCCAAAGTCCAATTTATTTTTTTCCGAAAGAGTGGATGCAGCTGTTTGTAAATTTGATGTGTCTGGCTTACTCATCCACTTCCacctgtttttagctgtacaaaacatttgttttactgATTAATATTGCAAACTGGTTTGTCTTACcatataattttaatttgttaTCTTAATTTTGAGCACaatagtttgtagtgcaaactagTCATTATTCTTCTTGATATTTCCCTACAGCAGCTTATGAAAAGGAAGACTACCAATAAAACttccacattaaaaaaataaggtggataaactAGTCCTTAAATTAGTTCTGCCTAATTCTAACCTAAAATAGACTATTTTCTGGTTTAACAACTTCATAGCAATTGTATCTGCTTCTTCATCCACTTTAAATCATATGTGCTGGCACCCAtgaaaacatcacattttcaacAGTAAAGTCTATAGATACTTTTGAAGAATAAAATTCCATTTACTAtttatacagtgggtacggaaagtattcagacccccttaaatgtttcactctttgttatattgcagccatttgctgaaatcatttaagttcatttttttcctcattaatgtacacagcaccccatattgacagaaaaacacagaactgttgacatttttgcagatttattaaaaaagaaaaactgaaatatcacatggtcctaagtattcagaccctttgctgtgacactcatatatttaactcaggtgctgtccatttcttctgatcatccttgagatggttctacgccttcatttgagtccagctgtgtttgattatactgattggacttgattaggaaagccacacacctgtctatataagaccttacagctcacagtacATGTcggagcaaatgagaatcatgaggtcaaaggaactgcctgaagagctcagagacagaattgtggaacggcacagatctggccaacttctactgcacttaaggttcttAAGAGCACAGTgacctccataatccttaaatggaagacgtttgggacgactagaaaccttcctagagctggccatctagccaaactgagctatcggggtagaagagccttggtgagagaggtaaagaagaacccaaagatcactgtggctgagctccagagatgcagtcgggagatgggagaaagttgtagaaagtcaaccgtcactgcagccctccaccagtcggggctttatggcagagtggtccgacggaagcctctcctctgtgcaagacacatgaaagcccgcatggagtttgctaaaaaacacctgaaggactccaagatggtgagaaataagattctctggtctgatgagaccaagattgAACTTTTGGGCCTTAATTCTAaatggtatgtgtggagaaaaccaggcactgctcatcacctgtccaatacagtcccaacagtgaagcatggtggtggcagcatcatgctgtgggggtgtttttcagctgcagggacaggacgactggttgcaaccgagggaaagatgaatgtggccaagtacagggatatcctggacgaaaaccttctccagagtgctcaggacctcagactgggccgacggtttaccttccaacaagacaatgaccctaagcacacagctaaaagactaaaaggcttcacaacaactccgtgactgttcttgaatggcccagccagagccctgacttaaacccaattgagcatctctggagagacctaaaaatggctgtccaccaacgtttaccatcctgGCAGAACTGGAGAtaatctgcaaggaggaatggcagaggatccccaaatccaggtgtgaaaaacttgttgcatctttcccaaaaagactcatggctgtattagatcaaaagggtgcttctactaaatactgagcaaagggtctgaatacttaggaccatttcagtttttcttttttaataaatctgcaaaaatgtcaacaattctgtttttttttttttttctgtcaatatggggtgctgtgtgtacattaatgagggaaaaaatgaacttaaatgatttcagcaaatggctgcaatataacaaagagtgaaacatttaagggggtctgaatactttccataCCCACTGTATACTCATAAGCTATTTCTAAGTTATGATCATTTGTTATTAAGGATATAAAATATTCACAACCACTGTAGGCAGGATCCTTAATGGATTTCTGGTCACTACAAAGGCCAAAAAgtgtacagtgaggaaaaaattatttgatcccctgctaattttgtatgtttgcccactaacaaagaaatgatcagtctataactTTAATGGAACCTTAATGtacttcttcttgagccactcctttgttgccttggctgtgtgttttgggtcattgtcatacAGGTTGTCCAGTTTTGTCTGGAACACCGCCCAGACCACCTCCTGAAGTGGTTTGAGCGATCGGCTTTAAATGCATCTCGAAAGCATTTCAGAGGGCATTTGCACCTGGTCTTGTCACGATTGGATAACTATACGATCAGAAAAAATGCATGAAGTGACCAGGTGTAAACAGCCcctaaaagacacctgggagccagaaatcttgctgattgataggggatcaaatacttatttcactcattaaaatgcaatcaatttagatttttttttgtttttgttattctgtctctcactgttaaaataaacctaccattaaaataatagactgacaatttctttgtcagtgggaaaatgtacaaaatcagcagggaattttttttctcactgtacATTTGTACATTTCACTGGAAAATATGtaacaaaatgaattaaaactagTATAAGAGGGGCCAAATAATCTGAGACCACTATTTGCATtatctaatttaaattttttttcaaaGTTCAGTGACCTAAAAAGTGCAGATTCTGTATTAATCTAATGtcatgtaaaataatattttgtttcagtttaatttgtttactttttttaacaACACAAATGCCGCACATTTCAAAATCAATATAACAAACATCCACTATTTGTGGGTTTCAAATGGAGATGAATCATTTAGAAAACAGAATTTAACCTGGCTTTtgtgtttctaaaaaaaaaaaacataaaacaaatacAATGAAAAGAACAAAAACAGTAGTTACTTTATTGTCCTCCTTTATTCATTTCAACATATATAAAAGAGACAGATTCTGAACATCCCCATTTATTACAAccccttacacacacacacacacacaaacaattgctcaaaaacacaaataatagaaaattgaaaaaatgaaaaagaaaaaaaaaactgaaaagaaaagCAGCTCCTGTCAAACACAAATCAAACCACTCTGATAATAAAGGAAATAAACAAGGGTAATTAGTTTGGGCCCTGTGTTAGTTTTTATACAAATTCACTGAATAATTACTCATTAAACTGATTGCCTTTTCCAAATTGTGTAACTGCAAGGTAGAACAAAACTCACCAAATCCATATTTTCGTTTAATTACTTCCattttatttgttgtatttactGCAATTTCACTTCAAAGATGATCACTTCTATAGGTATATTTGGGACAAGCAGTTTGCAAAAAATAacctaaagaaaacaaaaaaacaaaacaaatctgcAATCTTAACTTGCAAACCCTTTACAGAAAGCTATCAGAATGCATTATAATTGTTCTTGTTAAGCaagtgcataaatgtaaatgcaaatgtaaGTGACAGTAATGTAATGTACAGGAACAGTTTAAGTAACTGTTTGTCAGATGCACaatcatattattttaaatgattttatctcAGAAGTGAGAAAAACATACAACGTACATATGATTATGAAGGTAACTGCTTATCGTGTATTGTGTGTGTATTGGATTCTAATGTTTGCAAACAGTTCAAATAAAAGTTCAATCAGTGCTTTGGGGATCTTcatgttaaagggacagttcacctaaaacttttactcaccctcaagttgttccaaacctgtatgcatttctttcttctgtagaacgCAAAAAAGGTATGTGAATGACAAACAACACTGGACCCCATTtattttcattgtatggacatttgtgcttttgcagaataaaaaaatcatacatgTTAGGATCAAAATGAGAGTGAGAAAACGCCATAAGCTCATTCCGGCATGAAATAGTGATGCACATTTTTCAACACGGTCCTCCAGTGACCATATGCAAACATTCTTTACTTAGTAACTTGCCatttaaattaacaataaaaaaaattaaaaaaaaaaaaaagcaaaatgaaTTTTAATCTTCAAATGTGCTCTTTAGAAATACTCTTTATACACACTCTTACTATACACAACGTCCAGTGTTTTCAGTACATTCTCTCTGCAAGTGAACAAGGATACTCCCATACTCCAAGTGTAGTATTTTACAGTCTTTCTGCCGTCCACTTGAGTTACGAATGGCTTTTAGGAACAAAGAAGAGCTAGAAATGCCCTTATATCTCAAGGATAAAAACTCACCTTtcagaaaacataaaaatatttgtatgtcAACACAAACAcgcatgcacgcacacacacacactcaaaaagTCTCTTAGGGTTTCTTGCCCTTCTTTCTCTTCACTTGCCTTGTCATTGTCCTTGATGATGTGCTTGTGCGAGGCTGAACCATTACCCGTCCGTTAGCACTGCAGTGCAGTGTGTAATGCTCAGGGTTCAGCGGATGTCCATATTCATCCCGAAGATGGCTCAAAACTGTCCGCGAGAGTGTTTCGAAGCGCTCAGCAGCAGCAGAAAGTGCTTTGGCTGTGTGGGATCTCTGGCGCAGGAGAGCATCCCGCTGCACTGACAGGTCCTCAACCTCACCCTGCAAGGACAGGATCGCGTCCAGCTTCCTCTTGCGGCAATTCTGTGCGGCGAGCTTGTTTTTACCTCTTCTGCGCACGTCGCGCAACAGCGTGACTTCTGACCCTGAGAGATTCTGGCTGTCCAGCAGCTCCAGGAAGTTTTCGACAGGCATGTTGACGATCTGAAACGCTGAAAACGGAAGACCCATCGCCTGCACCCGACGCTCGTCACGACTCATCTCTTCTGGTTCGGCCTCATCTTCGCTTATCACTTCCTGCTTGATAGCCGTGAACCAGCTGGACGATGTGGAATTTTGAGCCTGTGAGGTTGAATAGGTATGATCGTGCCAGATGTTTTCCATAAGGTTCATAGGTGACCAATCGCGGTAAGCAGCCGCACAAGCTCCGCCTTTTGAAGAAAGAGACTCCACTTCACTGCTGTAGCCCGTGGCTCCACCCTCATCCTCACAAAACGAATCGGACGACGAAGACGGGGATGCGGGACTCCGTGAACTGCTCTCCAAAGACAGGCCAGAGTCTGAATCCTCAAGCCATTGAGCGTCCATGTCCCCTTGCATGCCGTCCAGCATCTGAGGGTTGATTGTCCCGAGATTGCCAAGATCCAACATATTGATCTGGTCAAAAACAGCCTCATCTAGGTAGCCTCCCATTTGTGAAGAGGAGGTTTCATTACGAGAGCTGTTCCCAGACAAACAGAACAGCGAGGAAGGAAGTGCACCTGCTGAGCTCTGAGATGGGTCTGAGTGAGAAGAGTTTGTGGACTCAAGACGAAAGAGAGGAGTTTGGGACGATGCAGGCCTGGAATTAGCTGATTCTCCTCCGGTTACCATTGCATCTTGAAGGCTTACGTCATAGCTGATGGGATTGGGAAGTTCAGCTTCTAAGTCTGACATACGCTGAGGGACCATGGAGTCAAAATCCTGTAGgaggaaaacaaaaatattgtCAAATGTAGTCCTTTTCGAATGTGTTGTGAATTAGGAGGAGATGAAATAATCCACGCAAttattagtgaatgagacccaTTGAGACTTTATCCTCAGAGTAACTGATTCTTTGACACTAGTCTCATGCAAGGATCAATAATGCATATTATAGATTTAGTAGAATTTTAGTAGAATTCTACTAAAGAAGAATTTTTCcaagtttctttgataaatagaaagttcagaaaagtaagtaaagcatccttgctgaataaaagtagtaattcTATAATTTCCTTCCCAAAAAATTGTATTATACTGACTCTAAGTTGTTGAATggtgtgtataatgttacaaaagcttttaatttcagataaatgctcatctttAGACCTTTTATATTCATCAACGAATCCTAAGAAAATGT of the Garra rufa chromosome 17, GarRuf1.0, whole genome shotgun sequence genome contains:
- the cbx3a gene encoding chromobox protein homolog 3a, whose translation is MGKKQGGKSKKEVQEVEEFVVEKVIDQRVVNGKVEFFLKWKGFTEADNTWEPEENLDCPELISAFLESQKGVVEKPEAVKRKSSTDEPESEESKAKRKKEMSDKPRGFARNLEPERIIGATDSSGELMFLMKWKDSDEADLVPAKEANTRCPQIVIAFYEERLTWHSCPEDEQQ
- the nfe2l3 gene encoding nuclear factor erythroid 2-related factor 3: MHHMKKYFTEGLIQFTILLSLIGVRVDVDTYLSGYFSPLIETDGGPSSAFIQTPFHHYRDTAAGHQVHPKCPELDYFFTSRRLLNEVRALGSPARFPTRVSAWLVHLVPDDGSDVDEPHDLSGDPGDEEINAENHREEDDRRAGEGCGLSVSQDCTVSRPCCAAGELSKEETLLNQVNEEEEEEVKDERGQEETSPASLNQLTQSSALEQEDLLGSNSLPPPLSGLELPPQWQDFLSEFDDFDSMVPQRMSDLEAELPNPISYDVSLQDAMVTGGESANSRPASSQTPLFRLESTNSSHSDPSQSSAGALPSSLFCLSGNSSRNETSSSQMGGYLDEAVFDQINMLDLGNLGTINPQMLDGMQGDMDAQWLEDSDSGLSLESSSRSPASPSSSSDSFCEDEGGATGYSSEVESLSSKGGACAAAYRDWSPMNLMENIWHDHTYSTSQAQNSTSSSWFTAIKQEVISEDEAEPEEMSRDERRVQAMGLPFSAFQIVNMPVENFLELLDSQNLSGSEVTLLRDVRRRGKNKLAAQNCRKRKLDAILSLQGEVEDLSVQRDALLRQRSHTAKALSAAAERFETLSRTVLSHLRDEYGHPLNPEHYTLHCSANGRVMVQPRTSTSSRTMTRQVKRKKGKKP